In Saccharomonospora marina XMU15, one genomic interval encodes:
- a CDS encoding cobalamin biosynthesis protein CobD/CbiB has translation MGDSGVGVARAVGLMLGLVADGVIGDPHKGRAVTGFTAIANAARRRVHSDSTLGGAVYTGALTSAAVLAGSAAERAGSGRPVVRALATATATWAVLGGARIATHGTELARDLQCGDLDAARRTVSALDSRSADELDATALSRAAVEIVALRSADDVVAPLLWGAVAGVPGLLGSRAVGVLRATTGEHVRSRGFGWVAARLDDLVNLLPTRAAAALTVASAPVVGGSAGAALAAWRRDTVLHPSPNAGRVEAAFAGALEIRLGGRTVYRHGVRELPVLGDGRNPDAGHVTRAVELSRVVGWLAGAASVALAALLGLRRRA, from the coding sequence ATGGGGGATTCCGGCGTGGGTGTTGCACGAGCCGTTGGGCTGATGCTGGGGTTGGTCGCCGACGGAGTGATCGGCGACCCGCACAAGGGGCGCGCGGTGACCGGTTTCACCGCGATCGCCAACGCGGCGCGACGCCGGGTGCATTCCGACAGCACGCTGGGTGGTGCCGTGTACACCGGCGCGCTCACTTCGGCCGCCGTGCTCGCGGGTTCGGCCGCGGAGCGAGCGGGCAGCGGCCGTCCGGTCGTGCGTGCGCTGGCGACCGCCACCGCGACGTGGGCGGTGCTCGGCGGTGCCCGCATCGCGACACACGGCACGGAACTCGCCCGCGACCTGCAGTGCGGCGACCTGGACGCGGCGCGACGCACAGTGTCGGCGCTGGACTCGCGAAGCGCTGACGAACTCGACGCCACGGCGCTGTCTCGCGCCGCCGTGGAGATCGTCGCACTCCGGTCGGCAGACGATGTGGTGGCTCCGCTGCTGTGGGGCGCCGTCGCCGGGGTGCCGGGGCTGCTCGGTTCGCGGGCGGTGGGTGTGCTGCGGGCGACCACGGGTGAGCACGTCCGAAGCCGCGGGTTCGGTTGGGTCGCGGCACGGCTGGACGACCTGGTCAACCTGCTGCCCACGCGGGCGGCGGCGGCGCTGACCGTGGCGAGTGCTCCCGTGGTCGGTGGCTCTGCCGGTGCCGCGCTCGCGGCGTGGCGGCGCGACACCGTACTGCACCCCAGCCCCAACGCGGGTCGGGTCGAGGCCGCTTTCGCGGGTGCGCTGGAGATCCGGTTGGGCGGTCGTACCGTTTACCGCCACGGCGTGCGTGAACTGCCCGTGCTCGGCGACGGCCGCAACCCCGACGCGGGGCACGTGACCCGCGCGGTGGAGCTGTCCCGGGTCGTCGGCTGGCTCGCCGGCGCGGCATCGGTGGCGCTGGCGGCGCTGCTGGGCCTGCGCCGCCGAGCGTGA
- a CDS encoding FMN-binding negative transcriptional regulator, producing MLIHPWDAATDDEWQAWLRERDFGQLIAAGRGRELPVVVPTHFVFDGARTAWLHLARPNPIWPLLDESPRALLTVTGDYAYVPAAWNAPPDADPGQGVPTSYYATVQLECDTEVIDDTEAKAALLNRQLCHFEPQGRGPVSTAVEHDRGRLAGIRGLQLRITGVRAKFKFGGNKPPAHRRRIAEHLADRRGALDQAARTQLLRRTP from the coding sequence TGATTCACCCCTGGGACGCGGCGACCGACGACGAGTGGCAGGCGTGGTTGCGCGAACGCGACTTCGGCCAGCTGATCGCCGCAGGCCGTGGCCGTGAGCTGCCGGTGGTGGTGCCAACGCATTTCGTCTTCGACGGCGCCCGAACGGCGTGGCTGCACCTGGCGCGGCCCAATCCGATCTGGCCGCTGCTCGACGAGAGCCCCAGGGCACTGCTCACCGTGACCGGTGACTACGCCTACGTGCCCGCCGCGTGGAACGCACCGCCCGACGCCGATCCAGGCCAGGGCGTGCCGACCTCCTACTACGCCACCGTCCAGCTCGAATGCGACACCGAGGTGATCGACGACACCGAAGCCAAGGCTGCGCTGCTGAACCGGCAGTTGTGCCACTTCGAACCGCAGGGACGCGGACCGGTCAGCACGGCGGTCGAGCACGATCGCGGCCGGCTCGCCGGGATCAGGGGCTTGCAGCTGCGCATCACCGGCGTGCGCGCGAAGTTCAAGTTCGGGGGCAACAAACCACCCGCGCACCGCAGGCGGATCGCCGAGCACCTCGCCGACCGGCGAGGCGCACTCGACCAGGCCGCGCGTACCCAGCTGCTGCGCCGCACACCGTAG